The nucleotide sequence TTCTTCTCAAAATATTCAGTCCGCATATCCCTGAAGCTTTGCATCTTCGATGATTCTTTTGGTCTGAGTTCGTCGACCTTGTCTTCGATAGCAGCAAAGTAATCCTCGTCTGAATCGAAGTCTTGACGCGATAATGCAACAATCTCGTTTCCAACCTTCTCGCCCCTTCGCCTTAGCGCCTTTGACCTCACGATGCTGGCATAATACTTAATGTTCTCTGCCGATGGTGATGAGTCAGACAACTGCATGAGATATGCGACATCGATCTCTCGCTTGAACTTAACGAACTGATTTGTGACGGTGATAATGTCGATTGGCATATCATTTTTATTGAGCCATCTCATAACTTGAAAAATTAATGCGTGGCTCTCAGAGAAGTCTCTCGGCTCTAAATCAGGTATGCGATCAATACTGCTACTATCAAGGAAAATTGCTCCAAGTACCGCCTGCTCAGCTTGTAAGCCGTGCGTTATTGGATCCTGTTGGGTCATAGACAAACGCCTCCGGTTCGCCTCCCGCTGCTACCCATTGTTGATGGGCGATTTGCTTGTTGCGTTGATATATTTCAGGGTCGATTCTTTCTTCGTATTCGACACGAGCGACTTCTGCTATCGTAGGTGGGAACTGGTTGGTCATGATGTGATTCCGAATGTTAGCCTTCGCTCGCTCGAATGGTACTGGTGCAAGCATCTCTATCCATAACTCTGTCTGCTCATCCGTCCATGGGCGGTTCGGGTAAGCTGTTGTGATCAAAGCCATGATCTTGATTGCTTCCGTATCTTTCACGTCGCTGCGCCTCCTCCATCTTCCGGCGTAGTAGGTCTTGGTTTTGGTCAAATGTCGTTGATCTATTGCTGATATTAACCATTTCAATTGGTTGATTAAGGTAGCGATCGAAGTTCGTTGGTCGAAATAGAGTTGTTGGTCTGAGATATTCGTTAAACTTCGGATCGTTTAGCCAATGAACACATTTGACATCGATCACGTACTTGAAATCATCTAACGTCCTGCCTTCTGCAATCCTTCCGTTTATTAAATCTCTGGTCGGTTTCGACTTATCACTGAACCGCTTATCGGTCTTCAAATTGAGATAATCAATGATTTCCTTATAAGGAGGAAAACCCACATATATCTCTTCTTTCTTTAAAGATTTTCTTTTATCTTTCTTGGGTAGCAGATCCGCTCCCCCTAGTGGTAGCAAATTTGTACCCCCCTCGGTAGCGGATTCGTTACCTAGAGCATTTTCTGGTGCGTCTTCTTTTGGTACTCGATCTGCTACCGAGATCCATGATTCATAGTCCTTGTTAAAGGCTATTTTTCTTGGTCTTGATCCTAAGGCATCACTTACAACTTGTAGCATGTTCTTGCTTATCAGAGACTTAATGCACCTTTTAACTTGAGTGGGATGGATACTCGTGGCTTCGGAAAGGAACTCGACTGATAATATGTGGGCTTTGCGGTGGAAGCCGTAGGTGAACCTCCAGACCGTAAGAATGATTCGGAATTCAGTTCCGCTAAGCCCAATTTTAACGATCCACTCAAGCAACTCATTTGATATTCTTGTGTGCCTATCCGGCTGCGGACTTGCCATTCACCTCACCCGCTTTTTGTCTCTCCGAAAACAGTCTGGTAAAGCTCGTCTATCTTCTTGGCGAATCCTATTGGACTTGTACCTCGTGGTATTCTGCTGTATTCTTCTAGGAGCTTATCGATGCCGTGTTGAAATCTGTCCCACGGTGTTTGTTCGATGGTGTAGCCATTGACAAGGGCGCGGATGAAGTCATTCCCGTTTGTGTTTTTGTAATCAATGATCGCCAGTGCCTGTTCGTTGAGGTCCGTATCGTTTTCAAATCTAAGATGATAGAAGAAGTCGATATTTCCGTACGCTCCCGGACGTTCCCTGAAATACTCAATCGCCTCAGCGACTTCCCTCGGAAGAGTGACCTTCTTTGCTTCTTGGGCTTCGTCTCTTTCGTCTAACAGTTTCGCATTTCGCTCCATAAGTCTTTGATGCTCTTGGTTGGATTCTTTGAGTGCTTTTCGCAATTCATCGATTTGCTTCAGCAGTTCATCTTCCCGTCGATTCGCCATTTCACAAATTTTACGGCGTTCTCTTTTTAATTGGATGACTTCATCCCGAAACCGATCTGCTACAGCTACAGCGCGTTTCTCGTCAGCTTCCGCGACTTCTAGTCGAGACATCAATTCTTTGACCTTTTCACGGCGTTGGAGTAGTTCTTGATGGACTTCGGTGTATTCGGCAAGCGAGTAGGTAGGCTCTTCTGGTAATTCGATGCAAGCACTTATTGAGATCGTTGAACCTGAATATTTACCATCAATCACTTGATATGGAGCAATAGAGGGGAATGGTGAACCTGGCATACGCCTTGCATCGAATATCGTTCCGACCGCAATTTCACCAATCGGTTTAATTAGTTTGATCTTCAATTCGCAACTCTCCTTTCATACAACTTCGATTTGATAGTGCTTTCCAGCTTGCAATCCCTTCGCCCTAAGAGCCCTCTTGACCGTTCCTTCTGCAAGTGCTGGAAGGTTGTTGTTGGCGCTCATGTGGGTCAAATAGATGTGTTCACCTTTGCCCGTAACGAGTTTTGTCAATGCTTCAGAAGCTTGATCGTTCGAAAGGTGACCGTTATCCGAGAGAATGCGAGACTTGGTGAAATCGTCGTAGTCGCCGTCGACCAGCATATCCCTATCATGGTTACACTCGAATACATAGATGTCGCTGTCTGCCATTGCCTCAATCATCTGCTCGTCCACATGTCCGGTATCCATTAGCACAGTCGCTTTCTTGTCCGTGGTCCTGATCGTGTAGCCGAAAGGTTCTAGGGCATCGTGGTGTACTGCGAATGGCGAGACTAGCATCATTGTGGAGCGAAGTGCATCAAAGCCTTTAATCGAACCAACCTTCATTACATGACCTGTATCAAGCCTGCCGATGTCCTTGAGTGTTCCTTCGCTCGCATAGACTGGAATCTTGTACTTGTCGGCAATAGCAATGCCTTTAACGTGGTCGATATGATCGTGTGTCAAAAAGATAGCGTCTATTTTGGTGGGGTCGATATCACGCTCTAGCATGATCTTTTCTATCTTGGTCTTGGGAAGGCCCACATCGATTAAGATACTGACCTCGTCGTTCCCGATCCAGACACAGTTTCCTTTCGAAGAAGATGCTAAGACCTTGACTATCATTCGAGTGGCAGATCATTAAACGGACCTGCTCCATTTGCTTGCGTTGCTTGCTCCATCTCTTCGATTTCAAGCTTCATAACCTTGAGTAGTGCCTTCAGATCAGCAACCGTAGGCTTACCGTTCTTAAATTTCGCCTTACCGCTGGTGTACTCAGCGCGCTTATCTTTATCGTGAATTCCGAGTTTAACGAATGCTTCTTCAATGTCTTTCAATAACCGGACTGCCTCTTGATCTACTGGAGGAGTCGTTGGTTGCTCATCGTCCAACGGCTTAAGGTCATCGTCTGCAGGCGGTGTAGTCGTCTTAGGTGGTTGCTTCGTCTCAGTCTTAGTTGGTTGCTTGTTTAGTGCGTTAGCTTCTTCAGTGATGTCCTTGCGCTCAGTTGGAGCGTATGGGTCTATGGAGTCCACACCATTCATAGATTCCATGTGATCCTCGACCACAGAAGCGATATCATACTGCGCTTTAATGGATCTAAAGCCAACATGTTTTTTGAACATATCTGGATCCGGTGAACCGTCATCCATTTTCCAAAACTTTTGATTTTGGCCTTTAAGCATCTTTTGGACTTCCATAACATCCATCAAGATAATGACGTTCTTCTTGCCTTCGCGCTTGGCTATCGAATAAGCGCCAACTACCTTTCCGCGAGGGAATTTGATCTTATGATTGATCTTGGTGATAACACCCTCATCATCTGTTTCGGCTTCAAAATCATCGATCTCGTTGTCGCAAACAACCTGGTTATACACACCTTGGAAACCTTCGGATTTCTTAGCTAATGAGAGCAAGCCTTCGTATGAAACACGAGAATCCAACTTACCACCATACAAAATTGGAAAAGCGTGCTTCAATGCAGGATCAAGGCCCATTCGATTGCACTGATACATGAAAAGGTTGAACTGAGGAATGGATAAGTCCTTGCCGATTGTTTCTTTCATGGTCATGAGCTCGGCAACACCGAACTCTCCGATTTGTTGTAGCTGATTGATATCAACAGTTTGCAGTTGCGTACTCATTGTTTATTTGCCTCCGATCGGTTCAAGGTGTTTAGCGAAGTACTCGCCATCTTTGCGAATGTGGTGGTCCATGTTGCCACCAGCGACTATGATCTCTTCTTTATCCTCGTAGTAAGGTGTGATGATTTGACCAGCTACAGGTAACAGTGCAAGGTCAGGAAGAACTACGCGGTATTTATTAACCATGTTTCACCTTCCGTTTCCCGCGCTTGCGGAGCTTGTACTGATAAGCGGTAGCCTTACCGCGTTGCTTGGCAACGTACGTTTCAGAGCGAGTAAGTGGTTTGCCTTGTTTGGTTTTGTACGAACGGCGTGAGAGACAGAAGCGGACATACTCGGCGTAATAATTCGAACGAACATGTACGCCATATGGCGTTACGTACGGTAATTGTGCATGCGAAATATCGTGAATGTTCATAATGGTTAACCTCCATTTATTAGTTCGTAATTTGGATTTTTGAAACGAAACCGCGAAGCCCAAACGTTTGATTGACGTAAATCAGAAGCTCAACATGAGACATAGGACCGGTAGTCTGAGTGCCGTTGATAAAGCGCCAGTACATTTGTTTGCTCATTTTGTAGATCATGGGTTGCCTCCAATCTTGAATGACTCACCAGATACTGCCCGGCATATGATCGCTTGCCCCATCACTCGTATATCGCCTGTGAAGCTTTCAGCGTTGTCCAAGAAGATCGGAGCAATGACGTTGTATTGCTTGGATAAGACCTCGATGAGTTCCATACCAGCCGTGTACTGCTCACCTTTTGAAAGCTTGCGATAAGGCTTGTCATTCATATAAATCTCGAAGAATGGTTTACGTTCACCGTCTCCCTTGTTCTCTTGGAAGAGTTGGAGCGTGAGAGTCTGGAACAATCCCTGCACCTTATCAGCCATGATCTCAGCTTCTTTGGCTAAGTAGGATTTAATAGCATCGAGCACTAACACTGACTCTTTGAAGCTGGCATCAATTTCTTTCTCCTTGGCGCGAGCTTCCTCTATCGACTGCGCTAGACGCTCTTTGCCTTCGCTGGATTTGATCTGGTCGACCAACTGATAGCGAGTTTCCTGCAGTTCTCTTAGCTCGTCTGCATCGAACGTTGAAGGCTTGATTGCTGCGAGCTTGGCCTTCTCCGCTTTGTACTGTTCGTTACAAGTGGCGTGCTCGGCCTTATATCTGAGAAGATCCTCGTCAGCTTCTTCTATTGCCTTTTGATGCTCCTTGATAGATTTAGCAAGAGCCTTTTCAGTAAGTGGTTGACCGCACTTTTCGCAAACCCCATCAGGTTCAGGAGGTTCGGACATAATCAGCTCCAAACGAACGCTAGTGGCTTTGTATTGACCAGCAATCGATTCAGCTTTTGTCTTGATGTTTGAAATATTTCGCTCAATGCTTTGCTCTAGTTCCACATTCTCACGATCTTTGGTCTGCTTTTGGATCTGGTCGTTGATCTTATCCTCAATGCTCGTGAGTTGAATATTTAGTTCAAGCAACTCGGAATGAGTGAGTGGCTTAGCAAGATCTAGTTGCTCCTGCAACGTCTTGGTGACAGCCTTAGCAGCGATCAACGCCTTGTCCTGACGGTTCTTGTTGTCGCGGTGCTTAGCGTCTAAATCTTCGAGATTACTCTTCTTCAGCAACTCAGCGAGCTTGTCCGAATGCGGTTTAGGTAGGCGTGCAAATACTTCTTTATTGGTTGGATTTTGTACGTTTTTGAGCATTAAACCGCGTTGTTCTTCCCATTTTTGCGAAAAAAAATAGCCCGGCGAAAAGAGGGACAAAAATAGGTTTTTATCGAACAGTGAATCGACGAACTCTTTATATGGTGTAGCATCCTTCACGATTTCGTTAATGAAGAATTTGTTCTTACCATTCTCGATCCATCGACTGAGTAATATCTCCTTTCCATCGACCGAGAGCAACAGGCTGACTTCGACTCGATCAAACTCATAGGTTGTCGGCTCAGGTGATAATGCCTTGATTAACGTATTGCCTAGTGGATCTGTGCCGTACAAGCACCAGCTGATCGCTTCGCCTATCGTTGACTTGCCAGCCCCATTCTGACCGCTGATGTTGACGATCTCACCGAGTGGAATGGTCAAGTCACGGTGATTCTTGAAGCAGTGGAGCTTTAACTCCTTGAATGATATGTTCATGTGCGCCTCCTACAGTTCTGCTAGCTCTGATTCGAGCTGCTGGATTTCTTGGAGAGTTACATCAATGAAGAGGTTAATCATAAGCGCGAATAGATAAGTGCGTGAGCTGCTGGGAAGAACTCCTTTGTGGTGATAATCGTTGATATATACGCTTCTTGTCGGAGTGTATATTTCGATATTTCCCGAGCGCTTTACCCGCTCTATATCTCTCAGTAGCTCTTCTATGCGATCAACAATTTCTCTCGCCTTTGCAGCTCGCCCCTCCATATACTCCAAAGTCTTTCTGTCCATTGGCTTACCCCTTTCAGATTTTTGGATTATTGCAGTGTTCGAAGTATTGGATGGTCGTTCTCGATTAGTGCCATTTCATGTTCGATTATTAAGCGACGGTCGCCATCGCATACGTCTAGCCACTCACTATACAGTTTGATGTAGTGCTCTGCATCAAAGGGCATTCAGACTCATTCCTTTCTCAGCTAGCTTAATGTCACGGTACTGTTCAAATGGTATATCGCGTATCCAAGGTTGATTGAGCGTGACATAATCGCTGTGATAATAAGTGGCTAGCCTGTCGACCATGAGAGCTACGGTCCCTTTATCGGATGCGGTGATAACAGCATCTGTCATTAGGCGGATTGTCTCCTGTGCCTTAGCGTCTGCTACCGCGCGAGCTGCTTCGTGGCCCTTCATAATCCCTGTGGCGAACACAGGTCCGGATGTTAACCCTTGCGCTTTGAGCATTTCAGCGAATTGGCTCATTGCGATTCTCCTTTCGTTCTTCTAGCAAAAACTCTATCCATAGCCGTGCGAGCCATACGATTTCACATACCCAGATGCCGATCACTATTGAGAAAAAGTATTTCCATATCATGATTGCAACTGCTCGATTTCGGCGCACAATTCATGCTGCCATTCAATGTCGTTAGTCTCTGATGCGAGGATTGATAAGTTATGAATACGGGCCATCTTAGTGCATAAGGATTCGTTAGCTCGAAGGCATTGGAGGAGCTCGGATTGTAGTTTGAGTCTAGTCTCGGGGGTTAAATCGAGATCACGATCAAGTCTGCGAGTTATCTCTGCCATACGTTGATGAATGGGGTGAATGTTGATCGGCATGCTTGTCCGCTCCTTTCAGGGCTTGTCCTTCCAATTAATTTAGATAACCTGCAGCTCTCAATAAATCTTCATGAGGAACATCTAGTGCTTCAGAAAGGTGTTTCAAAGTTTCTGGTCGAGGTACCTTTCTTAACCCACTTTCTATCCGTGAAATCTGGGCAACACTTACGCCTGATTCCTTTGAAAACTGAACCATGTTCATTTCCTTCGCGATTCGTAGATTCTTAATGTAAGAACCAAGATCAGTTTTCAAGACTTCTACCATTTTGACTCCTCCTCCCCTTTACCTTGAGGTAAATTTTACCTCTGGGAAAAATATAACCTATATTTACCTCGTGGTAAAATGGGAAAGTAGCCCAAATTAGGCGATATAACCCCAAATTTACCAGCAGGTAAACAGTTTGCTCACTGTTTCTTTACCATACGGTAAATTTGGTGTATATTATTGAATTGTAGGAAACTGGATAAAACCAAATATCGAGGTGTCCGAAATGACAGAGCGTTTAGGTTACTTTTTAAAAGATTTGCGCGACGCAAAAGGGTTCACGCTAGCACAGGCTCAAGAGGCATCGGGAGTTAGCATTGCCCAGTTGTCTAGGCTGGAGAATGGATTGAGAGATAAGCCAACAAGTGAAACTCTTAAAAAACTAGCTTCAGCATATGACGCTTCATTTCCTGAACTC is from Candidatus Cohnella colombiensis and encodes:
- a CDS encoding replicative helicase loader/inhibitor — encoded protein: MKDTEAIKIMALITTAYPNRPWTDEQTELWIEMLAPVPFERAKANIRNHIMTNQFPPTIAEVARVEYEERIDPEIYQRNKQIAHQQWVAAGGEPEAFVYDPTGSNNARLTS
- a CDS encoding conserved phage C-terminal domain-containing protein, translated to MASPQPDRHTRISNELLEWIVKIGLSGTEFRIILTVWRFTYGFHRKAHILSVEFLSEATSIHPTQVKRCIKSLISKNMLQVVSDALGSRPRKIAFNKDYESWISVADRVPKEDAPENALGNESATEGGTNLLPLGGADLLPKKDKRKSLKKEEIYVGFPPYKEIIDYLNLKTDKRFSDKSKPTRDLINGRIAEGRTLDDFKYVIDVKCVHWLNDPKFNEYLRPTTLFRPTNFDRYLNQPIEMVNISNRSTTFDQNQDLLRRKMEEAQRRERYGSNQDHGFDHNSLPEPPMDG
- a CDS encoding MBL fold metallo-hydrolase, whose protein sequence is MIVKVLASSSKGNCVWIGNDEVSILIDVGLPKTKIEKIMLERDIDPTKIDAIFLTHDHIDHVKGIAIADKYKIPVYASEGTLKDIGRLDTGHVMKVGSIKGFDALRSTMMLVSPFAVHHDALEPFGYTIRTTDKKATVLMDTGHVDEQMIEAMADSDIYVFECNHDRDMLVDGDYDDFTKSRILSDNGHLSNDQASEALTKLVTGKGEHIYLTHMSANNNLPALAEGTVKRALRAKGLQAGKHYQIEVV
- a CDS encoding recombinase RecT — translated: MSTQLQTVDINQLQQIGEFGVAELMTMKETIGKDLSIPQFNLFMYQCNRMGLDPALKHAFPILYGGKLDSRVSYEGLLSLAKKSEGFQGVYNQVVCDNEIDDFEAETDDEGVITKINHKIKFPRGKVVGAYSIAKREGKKNVIILMDVMEVQKMLKGQNQKFWKMDDGSPDPDMFKKHVGFRSIKAQYDIASVVEDHMESMNGVDSIDPYAPTERKDITEEANALNKQPTKTETKQPPKTTTPPADDDLKPLDDEQPTTPPVDQEAVRLLKDIEEAFVKLGIHDKDKRAEYTSGKAKFKNGKPTVADLKALLKVMKLEIEEMEQATQANGAGPFNDLPLE
- a CDS encoding ATPase — protein: MNISFKELKLHCFKNHRDLTIPLGEIVNISGQNGAGKSTIGEAISWCLYGTDPLGNTLIKALSPEPTTYEFDRVEVSLLLSVDGKEILLSRWIENGKNKFFINEIVKDATPYKEFVDSLFDKNLFLSLFSPGYFFSQKWEEQRGLMLKNVQNPTNKEVFARLPKPHSDKLAELLKKSNLEDLDAKHRDNKNRQDKALIAAKAVTKTLQEQLDLAKPLTHSELLELNIQLTSIEDKINDQIQKQTKDRENVELEQSIERNISNIKTKAESIAGQYKATSVRLELIMSEPPEPDGVCEKCGQPLTEKALAKSIKEHQKAIEEADEDLLRYKAEHATCNEQYKAEKAKLAAIKPSTFDADELRELQETRYQLVDQIKSSEGKERLAQSIEEARAKEKEIDASFKESVLVLDAIKSYLAKEAEIMADKVQGLFQTLTLQLFQENKGDGERKPFFEIYMNDKPYRKLSKGEQYTAGMELIEVLSKQYNVIAPIFLDNAESFTGDIRVMGQAIICRAVSGESFKIGGNP
- a CDS encoding helix-turn-helix transcriptional regulator; this translates as MVEVLKTDLGSYIKNLRIAKEMNMVQFSKESGVSVAQISRIESGLRKVPRPETLKHLSEALDVPHEDLLRAAGYLN